Proteins encoded in a region of the Vicia villosa cultivar HV-30 ecotype Madison, WI linkage group LG5, Vvil1.0, whole genome shotgun sequence genome:
- the LOC131603853 gene encoding transcription factor bHLH68-like isoform X1, which translates to MNRSVHLQTSPVQQQMMAGNPNNWWNPPAPDHLQPPSNYFLTPYPSSSSLPLPLPSWHENQQLPDNSWTQLLMSGGVVYEEDKEQVMLTQPALSASSLVDHVKHESSVNNYVYGNEEFHGTTNSTWSQIVSVPSSSSSKSSMLDFSNSARSPSSDPSSDQCNSGAAGGALKKARVQPSTTQSTFKVRKEKLGDRITALHQLVSPFGKTDTASVLLESIGYIRFLHSQIEVIFLFLSSLTITLLKVHFIFFTFSPWIMQALSLPYLGNGSPNIIKNQQQQSVQGEKSCFFPEHPGQLLNENCLKRKAVSEGCEEEENKDLKSRGLCLVPVSCTVQVGSENGADYWAPAFGAGFQ; encoded by the exons ATGAATAGAAGTGTTCATCTTCAAACCTCACCAGTGCAACAACAAATGATGGCTGGAAACCCTAACAACTGGTGGAACCCTCCTGCTCCtgatcatcttcaacctccttcCAATTACTTTCTTACTCCATAtccttcttcatcttctcttcctcttcctcttccttctTGGCATGAAAATCAACAACTTCCTGATAACTCATGGACTCAACTACTGAT GAGCGGCGGCGTGGTGTATGAAGAAGATAAGGAACAAGTTATGCTAACTCAGCCTGCTCTAAGTGCTTCTTCTCTTGTTGATCATGTAAAACATGAAAGTTCAGTGAACAATTATGTCTATGGAAATGAAGAATTTCATGGAACAACAAATTCTACTTGGTCTCAAATAGTGTCGGtgccttcttcttcttcctccaaaTCCAGCATGTTGGATTTCTCTAacagtgcaagatctccttcatcaGATCCATCTTCTGATCAG TGTAATAGTGGTGCAGCTGGTGGGGCATTGAAGAAAGCTAGGGTTCAACCATCTACAACTCAGTCTACCTTCAAG GTTAGGAAGGAGAAGTTAGGTGATAGAATTACAGCCCTTCATCAACTTGTTTCACCATTTGGAAAG ACTGACACAGCATCTGTCTTATTAGAATCTATTGGTTACATAAGATTCCTTCATAGTCAAATTGAGGTAATATTTCTTTTCCTCTCTTCACTCACAATCACATTGTTAAAAGTACATTTCATTTTCTTTACTTTTTCCCCGTGGATCATGCAGGCTCTTAGTTTACCATACTTGGGAAATGGATCACCAAACATTATCAAGAACCAGCAACAACAATCT GTTCAAGGTGAGAAAAGTTGTTTCTTCCCTGAACATCCTGGTCAG CTGCTGAAtgagaattgtttgaaaagaaaaGCTGTTAGTGAGGGTtgcgaagaagaagaaaataaggatttGAAGAGTAGAGGATTGTGTTTGGTTCCTGTTTCATGCACAGTGCAAGTTGGAAGTGAAAATGGAGCTGATTATTGGGCTCCTGCATTTGGTGCTGGATTTCAATAG
- the LOC131603853 gene encoding transcription factor bHLH68-like isoform X2, with product MNRSVHLQTSPVQQQMMAGNPNNWWNPPAPDHLQPPSNYFLTPYPSSSSLPLPLPSWHENQQLPDNSWTQLLMSGGVVYEEDKEQVMLTQPALSASSLVDHVKHESSVNNYVYGNEEFHGTTNSTWSQIVSVPSSSSSKSSMLDFSNSARSPSSDPSSDQCNSGAAGGALKKARVQPSTTQSTFKVRKEKLGDRITALHQLVSPFGKTDTASVLLESIGYIRFLHSQIEALSLPYLGNGSPNIIKNQQQQSVQGEKSCFFPEHPGQLLNENCLKRKAVSEGCEEEENKDLKSRGLCLVPVSCTVQVGSENGADYWAPAFGAGFQ from the exons ATGAATAGAAGTGTTCATCTTCAAACCTCACCAGTGCAACAACAAATGATGGCTGGAAACCCTAACAACTGGTGGAACCCTCCTGCTCCtgatcatcttcaacctccttcCAATTACTTTCTTACTCCATAtccttcttcatcttctcttcctcttcctcttccttctTGGCATGAAAATCAACAACTTCCTGATAACTCATGGACTCAACTACTGAT GAGCGGCGGCGTGGTGTATGAAGAAGATAAGGAACAAGTTATGCTAACTCAGCCTGCTCTAAGTGCTTCTTCTCTTGTTGATCATGTAAAACATGAAAGTTCAGTGAACAATTATGTCTATGGAAATGAAGAATTTCATGGAACAACAAATTCTACTTGGTCTCAAATAGTGTCGGtgccttcttcttcttcctccaaaTCCAGCATGTTGGATTTCTCTAacagtgcaagatctccttcatcaGATCCATCTTCTGATCAG TGTAATAGTGGTGCAGCTGGTGGGGCATTGAAGAAAGCTAGGGTTCAACCATCTACAACTCAGTCTACCTTCAAG GTTAGGAAGGAGAAGTTAGGTGATAGAATTACAGCCCTTCATCAACTTGTTTCACCATTTGGAAAG ACTGACACAGCATCTGTCTTATTAGAATCTATTGGTTACATAAGATTCCTTCATAGTCAAATTGAG GCTCTTAGTTTACCATACTTGGGAAATGGATCACCAAACATTATCAAGAACCAGCAACAACAATCT GTTCAAGGTGAGAAAAGTTGTTTCTTCCCTGAACATCCTGGTCAG CTGCTGAAtgagaattgtttgaaaagaaaaGCTGTTAGTGAGGGTtgcgaagaagaagaaaataaggatttGAAGAGTAGAGGATTGTGTTTGGTTCCTGTTTCATGCACAGTGCAAGTTGGAAGTGAAAATGGAGCTGATTATTGGGCTCCTGCATTTGGTGCTGGATTTCAATAG